A genomic stretch from Methylorubrum extorquens includes:
- the ohr gene encoding organic hydroperoxide resistance protein (Evidence 2b : Function from indirect experimental evidences (e.g. phenotypes); Product type e : enzyme), giving the protein MTVDVKYRTTASATGGRDGSARTEDGNFQVQLSTPKELGGAGGPGANPEQLFAAGYSACFIGALKVAGGQLKLKVPADTTVTAQVGIGPRSEGGFGITADLKVSLPGLDRADAERLVEAAHQICPYSNATRGNVDVGLTVA; this is encoded by the coding sequence ATGACCGTCGATGTGAAGTACCGCACCACCGCCTCCGCCACGGGTGGCCGCGACGGCTCCGCCCGCACCGAGGACGGCAACTTCCAGGTCCAGCTCTCGACCCCGAAGGAACTCGGCGGCGCGGGCGGCCCCGGCGCAAACCCCGAGCAGCTTTTCGCCGCGGGTTACTCGGCCTGCTTCATCGGCGCGCTGAAGGTCGCGGGCGGCCAGCTCAAGCTGAAGGTGCCCGCCGACACCACCGTCACCGCCCAAGTCGGCATCGGTCCGCGCTCCGAGGGCGGCTTCGGCATCACCGCCGACCTCAAGGTCAGCCTGCCGGGTCTCGACCGCGCCGACGCCGAGCGCCTCGTCGAAGCGGCCCACCAGATCTGCCCGTATTCCAACGCGACGCGGGGGAATGTCGATGTCGGTCTGACGGTGGCGTAA
- a CDS encoding putative MFS transporter membrane protein (Evidence 3 : Putative function from multiple computational evidences; Product type t : transporter) yields the protein MSAPSARRILVASFVGTAIEFYDFYIYATAAALVIGPIFFPHGEPGVQTLQAFATFAIAFLARPIGAAAFGHFGDRIGRKATLVASLMIMGLSTVLIGCLPGYASIGWWAPALLCLLRFGQGVGFGGEWGGAALLAVENAPPGRRALYGIFPQLGAPIGFIAANLLFLGLSVALSPADFEAWGWRLPFLASAVLVGVGLYVRLKLTETPAFRAALEQASPERVPLATIFSAHRRATLLGTLAMVAAYAVFYLSTVFALSYGTGTLGYARKSFLLFECVAILFMALAIPLSGWAADRFGRKPVMLSGLAVTGALGAVLGPMLGSGEPALVLAFLCLALFAMGWIFGPMGALLPELFPTRVRYTGASVTYNLAGIVGASGAPFAAQWLAESGGIGFVGLYLAVAAGISFAAVIAMPETGRDA from the coding sequence ATGAGCGCTCCGTCCGCCCGCCGGATCCTCGTCGCCAGCTTCGTCGGCACCGCGATCGAGTTCTACGACTTCTACATCTACGCCACTGCCGCCGCCCTGGTGATCGGGCCGATCTTTTTCCCCCATGGCGAGCCCGGCGTTCAGACGCTCCAGGCGTTTGCGACTTTCGCCATCGCCTTTCTCGCCCGGCCGATCGGGGCGGCGGCGTTCGGGCATTTCGGCGACCGGATCGGCCGCAAGGCGACGCTGGTCGCCTCGCTGATGATCATGGGGCTGTCGACGGTCCTGATCGGTTGTCTGCCGGGCTATGCCAGCATCGGCTGGTGGGCGCCGGCTCTGCTCTGCCTGCTGCGCTTCGGTCAGGGCGTCGGCTTCGGCGGGGAATGGGGCGGGGCGGCCCTGCTCGCGGTCGAGAACGCGCCGCCGGGGCGCCGCGCGCTCTACGGGATCTTCCCGCAACTCGGCGCGCCGATCGGCTTCATCGCCGCCAACCTTCTGTTCCTCGGGCTCAGCGTGGCTTTGAGTCCGGCGGATTTCGAAGCCTGGGGCTGGCGTCTGCCCTTCCTGGCCTCGGCCGTCCTCGTTGGTGTCGGGCTCTATGTCCGCCTGAAGCTTACCGAGACCCCGGCCTTCCGCGCCGCCCTCGAACAAGCGTCGCCGGAAAGGGTGCCCCTCGCCACGATCTTCTCCGCACATCGGCGCGCAACGCTGCTCGGCACGCTGGCGATGGTGGCGGCCTACGCGGTCTTCTATCTCTCGACGGTGTTCGCTCTCAGCTACGGCACCGGCACGCTTGGTTACGCACGTAAATCCTTTCTGCTGTTCGAGTGCGTGGCGATCCTGTTCATGGCGCTGGCGATCCCGCTATCGGGATGGGCGGCCGACCGGTTCGGACGCAAGCCCGTGATGCTCTCGGGGCTCGCCGTGACGGGGGCGCTCGGCGCCGTGCTCGGACCGATGCTCGGCAGCGGCGAGCCTGCTTTGGTGCTCGCCTTCCTCTGCCTCGCGCTGTTTGCCATGGGCTGGATCTTCGGGCCGATGGGCGCGCTGCTGCCCGAGCTGTTCCCGACCCGGGTGCGCTATACCGGCGCCTCGGTCACCTACAATCTCGCCGGGATCGTCGGCGCCTCCGGGGCACCCTTCGCGGCGCAATGGCTCGCCGAGTCGGGCGGCATCGGCTTCGTCGGGCTCTATCTCGCCGTCGCCGCGGGGATCAGCTTTGCCGCCGTCATCGCCATGCCCGAGACGGGGCGGGACGCCTGA
- a CDS encoding conserved protein of unknown function (Evidence 4 : Unknown function but conserved in other organisms), whose product MALLSLDDLAPGQEYAAGPITVSRDELVAFAREYDPQPFHLDEAAAKETFVGTLIGSGWQTAALGMRLFAQALVSQSTSMGSPGITALRWLRPVLPGDTLSAVIRVEEVRPSSSKPDRGMARLSMTLTNGRREAVMTQAFAVLFARAGAVPAPRPVELSTETGPVAEPNDAVPLPYLAEAELGTTRDLGAHRFEADDIIAFARAYDPQIFHLDAEAARATHFGALCASGWQTAAVWMKRLNATFARDIALTARSGPVPQLGPSPGFKDLKWLRPVYAGDTIRYASTLIDRRASRSRPGWGIATHHNTAQNQRGEPVFEFTGTVFWQWEPPAA is encoded by the coding sequence ATGGCTCTGCTTTCCCTCGACGATCTCGCACCCGGTCAGGAATACGCCGCCGGGCCGATCACCGTCAGCCGTGACGAACTCGTCGCCTTCGCCCGAGAATACGACCCGCAGCCCTTCCACCTCGACGAGGCGGCCGCGAAGGAGACCTTCGTCGGCACCCTGATCGGCTCGGGCTGGCAGACAGCGGCGCTGGGCATGCGCCTGTTCGCGCAGGCCCTGGTTTCGCAGTCTACCTCGATGGGATCGCCCGGCATCACCGCCCTGCGCTGGCTGAGGCCCGTCCTGCCGGGTGATACCCTGAGTGCGGTGATCCGCGTCGAGGAGGTCCGCCCGTCATCCTCGAAGCCCGACCGCGGCATGGCGCGGCTCTCGATGACGCTGACGAACGGGCGCCGCGAGGCGGTGATGACCCAGGCCTTCGCGGTACTGTTCGCGCGTGCCGGTGCCGTGCCCGCACCGCGCCCGGTCGAACTCTCGACGGAGACGGGCCCCGTGGCGGAGCCTAACGACGCGGTGCCGCTGCCCTATCTCGCTGAGGCCGAACTCGGCACGACCCGCGATCTCGGCGCCCACCGCTTCGAGGCGGACGACATCATCGCCTTCGCGCGGGCCTACGATCCGCAGATCTTCCATCTCGATGCAGAGGCGGCGCGGGCCACACATTTCGGCGCGCTCTGCGCCTCGGGCTGGCAGACCGCGGCGGTCTGGATGAAGCGGCTGAACGCGACCTTCGCCCGCGACATCGCCCTCACCGCCCGCTCCGGCCCGGTGCCGCAGCTCGGCCCCTCGCCGGGGTTCAAGGATCTGAAATGGCTGCGGCCGGTCTATGCCGGCGACACGATCCGTTATGCCAGCACGCTCATCGACCGGCGCGCCTCCCGCTCGCGGCCGGGCTGGGGCATCGCCACGCACCACAACACCGCGCAGAATCAGCGCGGCGAGCCGGTCTTCGAATTCACCGGCACGGTGTTCTGGCAGTGGGAGCCCCCGGCTGCATGA
- a CDS encoding Pilus assembly protein, type II secretion protein (Evidence 2b : Function from indirect experimental evidences (e.g. phenotypes); Product type t : transporter), whose protein sequence is MSALNAPLAVGLVAVAAGSLAYVFLMPALSGERRAEQRRRALGQPQAVLAERGAAASRREQVAKSLKELEAKKDKTKVTLELRLARAGLNWSRQKYRVVSAITAVVLALAAFLVSHNVIVAGLALFVGGFGLPAWWLKRRQKRRVEAFIEELPNAMDVVVRGLRSGIPLGDCLRMIAREAKEPLRSEFRVTMESQALGLSMSDAILRMYERVPVTEVNFFSIVIGIQQKAGGNLSEALGNLSRVLRERKKMAGKIQAMSMEAKASAAIIGALPFVVGGGTYLSSPDYTALLWTTSFGKIALVISGLWMLTGVFVMKKMINFDI, encoded by the coding sequence GTGAGCGCGCTCAACGCCCCTCTGGCGGTCGGGCTCGTGGCGGTGGCCGCCGGTTCGCTCGCATACGTGTTCCTGATGCCCGCCCTCTCGGGCGAGCGGCGGGCCGAGCAGCGTCGCAGGGCGCTGGGTCAGCCGCAGGCCGTGCTCGCGGAGCGCGGCGCGGCCGCCAGCCGCCGCGAGCAGGTCGCCAAGAGCCTCAAGGAGCTGGAGGCCAAGAAGGACAAGACCAAGGTCACGCTCGAACTCCGCCTCGCCCGCGCCGGCCTCAACTGGAGCCGCCAGAAGTATCGGGTCGTCTCGGCGATCACCGCCGTCGTCCTCGCGCTGGCCGCCTTCCTCGTCTCGCACAATGTGATCGTCGCCGGGCTCGCCCTGTTCGTGGGCGGGTTCGGCCTGCCCGCCTGGTGGCTCAAGCGGCGGCAGAAGCGGCGGGTCGAGGCCTTCATCGAGGAATTGCCCAACGCCATGGATGTGGTGGTGCGCGGTCTGCGCTCCGGCATCCCCCTGGGCGACTGCCTGCGCATGATCGCGCGCGAGGCGAAGGAGCCCTTGCGCAGCGAGTTCCGGGTGACGATGGAGTCCCAGGCGCTCGGCCTGTCGATGTCCGACGCGATCCTGCGCATGTACGAGCGGGTGCCCGTCACCGAGGTGAACTTCTTCTCCATCGTGATCGGCATTCAGCAGAAGGCCGGCGGCAACCTCTCGGAGGCGCTTGGAAACCTGTCGCGGGTGCTGCGCGAGCGCAAGAAGATGGCCGGCAAGATCCAGGCGATGAGCATGGAGGCCAAGGCGTCGGCCGCGATCATCGGTGCCCTGCCGTTCGTCGTCGGCGGGGGGACCTACCTGTCGAGTCCCGATTACACCGCACTCCTTTGGACCACCTCGTTCGGCAAGATCGCCCTCGTGATCTCGGGTCTGTGGATGCTGACCGGCGTCTTCGTGATGAAGAAGATGATCAATTTCGACATCTGA
- a CDS encoding conserved protein of unknown function (Evidence 4 : Unknown function but conserved in other organisms) has translation MLQGSGMSETVMNMAETAAFLERDFPQMNAGGRHYHLEAVGPLSARMRLDYHERHLRPGGTVSGPSMMALADYALYAAILANIGPVALAVTTSLNVNFLRRPGPAALVAECRLMKLGRRLAVGEVAIRSAGSEALVAHATGTYSIPPER, from the coding sequence ATGCTGCAAGGCTCAGGCATGAGCGAGACCGTGATGAACATGGCGGAGACCGCCGCCTTCCTCGAGCGCGACTTCCCGCAGATGAATGCGGGCGGGCGCCACTACCACCTGGAGGCGGTCGGCCCGCTCTCCGCACGGATGCGGCTCGATTACCACGAGCGCCACCTGCGCCCCGGTGGCACGGTGTCCGGCCCCTCGATGATGGCGCTGGCCGATTACGCGCTCTACGCGGCGATCCTCGCGAATATCGGCCCGGTCGCGCTCGCCGTGACGACGAGCCTGAACGTCAACTTCCTGCGCCGGCCCGGCCCCGCCGCCCTCGTCGCGGAATGCCGCCTGATGAAGCTCGGGCGGCGCCTCGCGGTGGGCGAGGTCGCGATCCGAAGCGCGGGCTCGGAGGCGCTCGTTGCCCACGCCACCGGTACCTACTCGATCCCGCCGGAGCGGTGA
- a CDS encoding Major Facilitator Superfamily (MFS) transporter (Evidence 2b : Function from indirect experimental evidences (e.g. phenotypes); Product type t : transporter), producing MRGDALPSIDPAPRQPSRRALRGLDLLNVTLADVRDGLGPYLAIYLLAVRGPDQGWNEATIGLVMTIAGIAGLLAQTPAGALIDRTNAKRSVVIAAAVVVTVSCLVLPWISNFTLVAATQALASMAGSIFAPALTGITLGIVGPKLFSKRIGRNEGFNHAGNAVSAMLAGGLAYVFGPIVVFWLMGLLAACSIVAMLMVPAEDIDDDLARGLDCAEDQSCEQPSGLSLLLRNRHLMLFALLCAAFHLANAAMLPSVGQLLTKVVGKDNATSLIAVCIVAAQCVMVPMAVLVGAKADSFGRKPIFLVAFGVLALRGVLYTFSDNPFYLVAVQCLDGVGAGIYGALFPIVVADLTRGTGRFNVAQGAVATAQGLGAALSATLAGVVIVGAGYSAAFLVLAAIAAAGFALYLLFMPETFAYEPRSTDVPPRAPSTPLGAPAE from the coding sequence ATGCGTGGCGACGCACTTCCCTCGATCGATCCCGCGCCGCGTCAGCCCTCCCGGCGGGCATTGCGCGGGCTCGACCTGCTCAATGTCACTCTCGCCGACGTGCGCGACGGCCTCGGCCCGTATCTCGCCATCTATCTTCTGGCCGTGCGCGGGCCCGACCAGGGCTGGAACGAGGCGACGATCGGCCTCGTGATGACGATCGCCGGCATTGCCGGATTGCTCGCCCAGACGCCCGCGGGCGCCCTGATCGACCGCACCAACGCCAAGCGCAGCGTCGTCATCGCCGCCGCGGTCGTCGTCACGGTGAGTTGTCTCGTTCTGCCCTGGATCTCAAATTTCACGCTGGTGGCCGCGACGCAGGCGCTCGCCAGCATGGCGGGTTCGATCTTCGCGCCGGCGCTCACCGGCATCACGCTGGGCATCGTCGGGCCGAAGCTGTTCTCCAAGCGCATCGGCCGCAACGAAGGCTTCAACCATGCTGGCAACGCGGTCTCGGCGATGCTGGCGGGCGGCTTGGCCTATGTGTTCGGCCCCATCGTCGTGTTCTGGCTCATGGGCCTTCTCGCCGCCTGCTCGATCGTCGCGATGCTGATGGTGCCGGCCGAGGACATCGACGACGACCTCGCCCGCGGCCTCGATTGCGCCGAAGACCAGAGCTGCGAGCAGCCCTCGGGCTTGAGCCTGCTGCTGCGCAACCGCCACCTGATGCTGTTCGCGCTCCTCTGCGCCGCGTTCCACCTCGCCAATGCGGCGATGCTGCCCTCGGTTGGGCAATTGCTGACCAAGGTCGTCGGCAAGGACAACGCGACCTCGCTGATCGCGGTCTGTATCGTCGCCGCGCAATGCGTGATGGTGCCGATGGCGGTGCTGGTCGGCGCCAAGGCCGACAGCTTCGGCCGCAAGCCGATCTTCCTCGTCGCCTTCGGCGTGCTGGCCCTGCGTGGCGTGCTCTACACCTTCTCGGACAACCCGTTCTATCTCGTGGCAGTGCAGTGCCTCGACGGCGTCGGCGCCGGCATCTACGGCGCGCTGTTCCCGATCGTGGTCGCCGACCTCACCCGCGGCACCGGCCGGTTCAACGTCGCCCAGGGCGCGGTCGCGACGGCGCAGGGGCTCGGCGCAGCGTTGAGCGCGACGCTGGCCGGCGTGGTCATCGTCGGCGCGGGCTACTCCGCGGCCTTCCTCGTGCTCGCTGCGATCGCGGCGGCGGGCTTCGCGCTCTACCTGCTGTTCATGCCCGAGACCTTTGCCTACGAGCCGCGCTCCACGGACGTACCGCCCAGAGCTCCTTCGACACCTTTGGGGGCGCCGGCCGAGTAG
- a CDS encoding CoA Binding Domain protein (Evidence 3 : Putative function from multiple computational evidences; Product type e : enzyme), producing the protein MADKGGMIPTIDDAPDGIATRHDRYPDAQIRAVLKEARSIALVGASANPARPSYIVFKYLAERGYTVTPVNPGLAGQTLLGRPVIARLSDLTGPVDMVEIFRNSAAAGPLVDEALALPVPPKVIWMQLGVRDDAAAARAEAAGITVIMNRCPKIEYGRLSGEIGWTGVNSRIISAKKPVMAKGGVQKRTIEGT; encoded by the coding sequence ATGGCGGACAAGGGCGGCATGATCCCGACGATCGACGACGCGCCTGACGGAATCGCCACACGGCACGACCGCTATCCCGATGCGCAGATCCGCGCCGTCCTCAAGGAGGCGCGCTCGATCGCCTTGGTCGGCGCCTCGGCCAATCCGGCGCGGCCGAGCTACATCGTCTTCAAGTATCTGGCCGAGCGCGGCTACACCGTGACGCCGGTCAATCCGGGGCTGGCGGGCCAGACCCTGCTCGGCCGGCCGGTGATCGCCCGGCTCTCGGACCTGACGGGGCCGGTCGACATGGTCGAGATCTTCCGCAATTCCGCCGCGGCGGGACCGCTGGTCGATGAGGCGCTGGCGCTGCCGGTACCGCCGAAGGTGATCTGGATGCAGCTCGGTGTGCGCGACGACGCGGCCGCCGCGCGGGCCGAGGCCGCAGGCATCACGGTCATCATGAACCGCTGCCCGAAGATCGAATACGGCCGGCTCTCCGGCGAGATCGGCTGGACCGGCGTGAACTCCCGCATCATCAGCGCGAAGAAGCCGGTGATGGCGAAGGGCGGCGTGCAGAAGCGGACGATCGAGGGGACGTAA
- a CDS encoding conserved protein of unknown function; putative membrane protein (Evidence 4 : Unknown function but conserved in other organisms) — translation MLDDFVNTAFAPRTIAAVLAGIAAAATAFTLVQPLIEGDPLAKRMKLVSDEREQIRQRERERLNSRTTLRAEPKAYMKRVVEQFNLGRWLGTETAKAKLIRAGYRGAGAETAFLFFRLVMPITLTAVALFYLFVLEVLDQPFVIRLGLVFAAGFFGLKLPEVYLSNITSKRQAEIRRAWPDALDLCLICVESGMSVENAFRRVSLEVASQSAVLAEELALLTAELSFLPERRVAYENLALRTGLEIVKSLTTALMQAERYGTPVGQALRVLAQESRDYRMTEAEKKAASLPPKLTVPMILFFLPVLFVVLLTPAGIQVYEAMK, via the coding sequence ATGCTGGATGACTTCGTCAACACTGCGTTCGCGCCCCGCACCATCGCTGCGGTGCTGGCGGGCATCGCCGCGGCGGCGACGGCCTTCACCCTGGTGCAGCCGCTGATCGAGGGCGACCCACTCGCCAAGCGGATGAAGCTCGTCAGCGACGAGCGCGAGCAGATCCGTCAGCGCGAACGCGAGCGGCTCAACAGCCGCACGACGCTGCGCGCGGAACCGAAGGCCTACATGAAGCGGGTCGTCGAGCAGTTCAATCTCGGCCGCTGGCTCGGCACGGAGACCGCCAAAGCCAAACTGATTCGGGCCGGGTATCGCGGCGCCGGGGCCGAGACCGCCTTCCTCTTCTTCCGCCTGGTGATGCCGATCACCCTCACGGCCGTCGCGCTGTTCTACCTGTTCGTGCTCGAAGTGCTCGACCAGCCGTTCGTCATCCGGCTCGGCCTCGTCTTTGCTGCCGGCTTCTTCGGTCTCAAGCTGCCGGAGGTGTACCTGTCGAACATCACCTCCAAGCGGCAGGCGGAGATCCGCCGCGCCTGGCCCGACGCCCTCGACCTGTGCCTCATCTGCGTCGAGTCGGGCATGTCGGTCGAGAACGCGTTCCGGCGGGTCAGCCTGGAGGTCGCGAGCCAATCGGCCGTGCTCGCCGAGGAGCTGGCGCTCCTCACCGCCGAGCTGTCCTTCCTGCCCGAGCGGCGCGTGGCCTACGAGAATCTCGCCCTGCGCACGGGGCTGGAGATCGTCAAGTCGCTGACCACTGCGCTGATGCAGGCCGAGCGCTACGGCACGCCGGTGGGGCAGGCCCTGCGCGTGCTGGCGCAGGAGAGCCGGGACTACCGCATGACCGAGGCCGAGAAGAAGGCTGCCTCGCTCCCGCCCAAGCTGACCGTGCCGATGATCCTGTTCTTTCTGCCGGTGCTGTTCGTGGTTCTCCTGACGCCTGCGGGTATCCAGGTCTACGAGGCGATGAAGTAA